The segment GGGACGGCCAAGGTACGGTGCCGGGACACGCGGGGGCTAGAGTGCCACCGACCGATCGACGGACCGGGGGACCAGAAAACGCCGGGGGCCGGGCGCCGCCGGTGGGACCGCGCGGCCCAGCGTCCTTGACAAGGACAGCATCCTTGCTAGAGTAAGGATATGGCCAAGGTCACCAGCAAGCTTCAGGTCACGATCCCGAAAGCCATCGCCACGCAGTTCGGCATCACCCCGGGCGATGAGGTCGCGTTCGTGGAAGCGGGGGACTTCATTCGACTGATACCGGATGCCGCGCGTCTGGAGCCGCCGGACGTGAACGCT is part of the Gemmatimonadales bacterium genome and harbors:
- a CDS encoding AbrB/MazE/SpoVT family DNA-binding domain-containing protein, which encodes MAKVTSKLQVTIPKAIATQFGITPGDEVAFVEAGDFIRLIPDAARLEPPDVNARLRVFDQATRRQAQRDRRRPQKRGAPSADRGWTRAGLYDRGRTR